In one Staphylococcus lutrae genomic region, the following are encoded:
- a CDS encoding SLC13 family permease, protein MASTTASKKKEGTTFKPIWLILSFVALIAVLLAPTPASLPFMGKAALAILAFAVILWVTEAVSYPVSATMIVGLIIVLLGFSPVQGLSKALGNPKVGGAVLSGADPLGTGNALKLAFSGFSTSAVALVAAALFLATAMQVTNLHKRLALWVLSLVGNKTKRIVIGAILVSIILAFFVPSATARAGAVVPILLGMIAAFGAAKESKLAALLIITAVQAVSIWNIGIKTAAAQNIVAINFINDQLGHDVSWGEWFLYAAPWSIIMSFVLYFVMLKVVPPEQDEIAGGTQLVQKQLAELGPIKAKEWRLIIISVLLLLLWSTEKILHPIDSSSITLLALAVMLTPKIGVMSWKEAESRIPWGTIIVFGVGISLGNVLLQTHAAQWLSDQTFGLMGLKGMPIVATIALISLFNILIHLGFASATSLASALIPVFISLTSTLSLGDHAIGFVLIQQFVISFGFLLPVSSPQSMLAYGTDTFTVKDFLKAGIPITVIGYILVVIMSMTYWKWLGLL, encoded by the coding sequence ATGGCCTCAACAACAGCTTCAAAGAAAAAAGAAGGGACAACGTTTAAACCGATATGGTTGATACTGAGTTTTGTGGCATTAATTGCCGTATTATTAGCACCTACTCCGGCAAGTTTACCTTTCATGGGGAAAGCTGCGTTAGCAATTTTAGCGTTTGCCGTCATTTTGTGGGTGACTGAAGCAGTGTCATATCCAGTTTCGGCAACGATGATTGTTGGTCTTATTATTGTCTTACTCGGTTTTAGTCCGGTTCAAGGTTTATCAAAGGCACTCGGAAATCCAAAGGTCGGCGGTGCCGTATTATCAGGCGCTGATCCATTAGGAACAGGGAATGCTTTGAAATTAGCTTTTAGTGGTTTTTCAACAAGCGCTGTCGCATTGGTTGCCGCTGCATTATTTTTAGCTACTGCGATGCAAGTGACGAATTTACATAAACGTTTAGCGCTTTGGGTGCTATCTCTTGTTGGAAACAAAACGAAACGTATCGTGATTGGTGCGATACTCGTATCGATTATTTTAGCTTTCTTCGTTCCATCTGCAACGGCACGTGCAGGCGCAGTCGTTCCGATTTTATTAGGGATGATTGCTGCATTTGGTGCGGCAAAGGAGAGCAAGTTAGCAGCATTACTGATTATTACTGCTGTTCAAGCGGTCTCTATATGGAATATCGGTATTAAAACCGCTGCCGCACAAAATATCGTGGCGATTAACTTTATTAATGATCAACTCGGACATGATGTGTCATGGGGAGAATGGTTTTTGTATGCAGCACCATGGTCCATAATTATGTCTTTCGTATTGTATTTTGTCATGTTAAAAGTGGTACCACCCGAACAAGACGAAATTGCTGGAGGCACACAACTGGTTCAAAAGCAACTTGCAGAACTCGGTCCGATTAAAGCAAAAGAGTGGCGTTTAATTATTATTTCCGTATTATTACTTTTATTGTGGTCTACTGAAAAAATACTACATCCGATTGATTCGTCTTCTATTACATTATTGGCATTAGCAGTCATGTTGACGCCAAAAATTGGTGTGATGAGTTGGAAAGAAGCAGAAAGCCGTATTCCATGGGGAACAATCATTGTATTCGGTGTAGGGATTTCATTAGGGAATGTGTTGTTGCAAACGCATGCGGCACAATGGTTAAGTGACCAAACATTTGGACTGATGGGCTTAAAAGGTATGCCAATCGTTGCAACAATTGCGTTAATATCATTGTTCAATATTCTCATTCACTTAGGATTTGCAAGTGCGACAAGCCTCGCTTCAGCGTTGATTCCGGTATTTATATCGTTAACTTCAACGTTAAGTTTAGGGGATCATGCGATTGGATTTGTATTAATTCAACAGTTCGTTATCAGCTTTGGTTTCCTTCTCCCGGTGAGTTCGCCACAAAGTATGTTGGCATACGGGACAGATACGTTTACAGTTAAAGATTTCTTGAAAGCGGGTATTCCTATTACAGTCATTGGTTATATTCTTGTTGTCATTATGAGTATGACGTATTGGAAATGGTTAGGATTGCTTTAG
- a CDS encoding PTS transporter subunit IIC yields the protein MKKLLHRWFIDGLSYMTFGLFSSLIIGLIMQTIGHQTLFPSLQLQFLVDVGKVAQSLTGAAIGAAIGYGLKANPLVIFTSVIVGMLGYETFSGGAVGAYFAVLIAVELSRFYASKTKIDIIVTPLLTLVIGGTVAKFLGPILNELMMEIGKIIMVSTEQQPFVMGILVAVIFGLCLTAPISSAALALMLDLSGLAAGAATIGCACQMIGFAVTSYKENGMSGVISIGLGTSMLQVPNILMKPLILVPPTLASAIIAPIMTTLFPMTNNAAGAGMGTSGLVGQIMTLHTMGSQLNTWLLIIAFHFVLPAIVTFIIYRIMIKRQWIHVGDQALQLNH from the coding sequence GTGAAAAAATTACTTCATCGTTGGTTTATTGACGGATTAAGTTATATGACGTTTGGATTATTTAGTTCATTAATTATTGGATTGATTATGCAAACGATAGGGCATCAAACGTTATTTCCAAGTTTGCAACTTCAATTTTTGGTTGATGTCGGGAAAGTCGCGCAAAGTTTAACAGGGGCAGCCATTGGTGCGGCAATTGGTTATGGTTTAAAAGCAAATCCGCTCGTCATATTTACATCAGTCATTGTGGGAATGCTCGGTTACGAAACATTTTCTGGTGGTGCGGTAGGCGCCTATTTTGCCGTTTTAATCGCAGTTGAACTGAGCCGTTTTTATGCTTCAAAAACGAAAATTGATATTATCGTCACGCCATTACTCACATTAGTGATTGGAGGCACAGTCGCGAAATTTTTAGGCCCGATATTGAATGAATTAATGATGGAAATCGGTAAAATTATTATGGTTTCCACTGAACAACAACCATTTGTCATGGGGATACTGGTCGCAGTGATTTTTGGTTTGTGTTTAACGGCGCCGATTTCGAGTGCTGCATTAGCGTTAATGCTTGATTTATCAGGTTTGGCTGCAGGTGCCGCAACGATAGGGTGTGCTTGCCAAATGATTGGTTTTGCGGTAACGAGCTATAAAGAAAACGGCATGAGTGGCGTGATTTCTATCGGATTAGGGACGAGTATGTTGCAAGTGCCTAATATTTTAATGAAACCGCTGATTTTAGTTCCACCGACTTTAGCAAGTGCGATTATTGCGCCGATAATGACAACGCTATTTCCTATGACGAATAATGCTGCAGGTGCTGGAATGGGAACGAGCGGTTTGGTCGGACAAATCATGACGTTACATACGATGGGAAGTCAGTTGAATACATGGTTATTGATTATTGCGTTTCATTTTGTTTTACCGGCTATCGTGACATTTATTATTTATCGAATTATGATTAAACGACAGTGGATTCATGTGGGTGATCAGGCTTTACAACTGAACCACTAG
- a CDS encoding aldehyde dehydrogenase family protein: MGVNKRDYIDEQYGLFINGEFVPSETGAYIDVFNPANGEQLSKVAKASVNDVDKAVQAATDAFPEWSRLSKHERANLLRQVHDKIMEKREHFAYVESLNAGKALRESLNIDIPYSARHYQYFASVVDTDEGSVNNMEDHIVSIVQHEPIGVVGAVVAWNFPMLLAAWKIAPALAAGNTVVIQPSSTTPLSLIELAKVFQEVLPPGVVNVLTGKGSESGNAIFNHEGVDKLSFTGSTDVGYQVAEAGAKRIVPATLELGGKSANIILDDANLDVALEGAQLGILFNQGEVCSAGSRLLVHEKVYDEFMPRLVEAFKKIKVGDPLDLETQMGAQTGQAQIDKIKGYVDYANESDSAKVLVGGHRKTENGLDKGFFFEPTIIEVNSADDKLAQEEIFGPVLTVIKVKDDQEAIDVANNSEYGLAGGVFSTNINRALNIAKNVRTGRVWINTYNQVPEGAPFGGYKKSGIGRETYKAAIENYQQVKNIFIDISNETKGLY, from the coding sequence ATGGGTGTAAATAAGAGAGATTATATTGATGAACAGTATGGTTTGTTTATCAATGGTGAGTTTGTACCGTCAGAAACAGGGGCATATATAGACGTATTTAACCCAGCCAACGGTGAACAATTATCGAAAGTTGCAAAAGCAAGTGTGAATGATGTCGATAAAGCTGTCCAAGCTGCAACGGACGCTTTTCCAGAGTGGAGTCGTCTTTCTAAACATGAACGTGCGAACTTGTTACGCCAAGTGCATGACAAAATTATGGAAAAAAGAGAACATTTTGCATATGTTGAAAGTTTAAATGCAGGGAAAGCACTTCGTGAATCACTCAACATTGATATTCCATATTCAGCAAGACATTATCAATATTTTGCAAGTGTTGTGGATACGGATGAAGGATCAGTCAATAATATGGAAGATCATATTGTGAGTATTGTACAACATGAACCGATTGGTGTTGTAGGGGCAGTCGTTGCTTGGAACTTCCCAATGTTACTCGCAGCATGGAAAATTGCACCGGCGCTTGCAGCGGGTAATACAGTAGTGATTCAACCTTCTTCAACAACACCGCTTAGCTTAATTGAATTAGCTAAAGTGTTCCAAGAAGTGTTACCACCGGGTGTTGTCAACGTTTTAACAGGTAAAGGTTCAGAATCTGGTAACGCCATCTTCAATCATGAAGGTGTCGATAAATTATCATTTACAGGTTCAACGGATGTAGGTTACCAAGTGGCAGAGGCAGGTGCAAAACGTATCGTGCCAGCAACACTTGAACTCGGCGGTAAAAGTGCCAATATCATTTTAGATGATGCAAATCTTGATGTCGCTTTAGAAGGGGCACAACTCGGCATCTTATTTAACCAAGGTGAAGTATGTAGTGCAGGTTCTCGTTTATTAGTACATGAAAAAGTGTACGATGAATTTATGCCACGACTTGTTGAAGCCTTCAAAAAGATTAAAGTCGGGGATCCATTAGACTTAGAAACACAAATGGGTGCGCAAACAGGACAAGCACAAATCGATAAAATCAAAGGCTACGTTGATTATGCAAATGAATCGGATAGTGCGAAAGTGTTAGTAGGCGGTCACCGTAAAACAGAGAATGGTTTAGACAAAGGTTTCTTCTTTGAACCGACAATTATCGAAGTTAATAGTGCAGATGATAAATTAGCACAAGAAGAAATTTTCGGACCTGTTTTAACTGTGATTAAAGTGAAAGATGACCAAGAAGCGATTGACGTTGCCAACAATTCAGAATATGGTTTAGCGGGTGGCGTCTTCTCAACAAATATCAATCGTGCATTGAATATAGCGAAAAACGTTCGTACTGGACGTGTATGGATTAATACGTATAACCAAGTGCCTGAAGGTGCACCATTTGGTGGATATAAAAAATCAGGTATTGGCCGTGAAACGTATAAAGCTGCAATTGAAAATTATCAACAAGTTAAAAATATTTTTATCGATATTAGTAACGAAACAAAAGGTTTATATTAA